A genome region from Brevinematales bacterium includes the following:
- a CDS encoding tetratricopeptide repeat protein, translated as MDRDRMKENIRFVVSNLIAQARADIFMIVSEVIKEAFVDTLRGETFTVMKQEMRTIVGSMVREIIEFEIREAFSSMRDFATNSSTNEFKLKEGSHDINLEQQKDSNKSDINKRKAKELYSRAMELLDEEDYSGARRLLEDASSLDPENVEIRESLRRISTLK; from the coding sequence TTGGACAGGGATAGAATGAAAGAGAACATAAGATTTGTGGTGAGTAATTTGATTGCCCAAGCAAGAGCCGATATTTTCATGATAGTGAGTGAAGTTATAAAGGAAGCTTTTGTCGACACTTTAAGAGGTGAGACATTTACTGTTATGAAGCAGGAGATGAGGACTATTGTTGGAAGTATGGTAAGGGAAATTATTGAGTTTGAGATAAGGGAAGCTTTTTCTTCCATGAGGGATTTTGCAACTAACTCTTCTACTAATGAGTTTAAGTTAAAAGAAGGTTCTCATGACATTAACTTAGAACAACAGAAAGATTCAAATAAGAGTGATATAAACAAACGTAAGGCTAAAGAGCTTTATTCAAGAGCTATGGAACTGTTGGATGAAGAGGATTACTCTGGTGCTAGACGGCTTTTGGAGGATGCTAGTAGTCTTGACCCTGAAAACGTGGAGATTAGGGAGAGTCTTAGAAGGATATCTACATTGAAGTAA
- a CDS encoding GNAT family N-acetyltransferase, giving the protein MPDIVRCSDFSRNTLLEISYKVSELIIISSQELFEVLFENDMRNVIRNLFLARGNLYSYENTWVAIEREQIVGVMILFPQKDFFVKGLRMGLKILSCMGPRIFPKIPLLFKSSSLLLPIPKESIYLSNISVLLEYRGRGLGREMLKYVSSYAKLLRCNKVVLDVGVENGVALRLYESEGFKIVAQTKSVKINTHTFCFYRMEKEIEI; this is encoded by the coding sequence GTGCCTGATATTGTAAGATGTAGTGATTTTTCAAGGAATACTTTACTTGAGATTAGTTATAAGGTTTCTGAACTTATTATTATCAGCTCCCAAGAGCTTTTTGAGGTTCTATTTGAAAATGATATGAGAAATGTTATAAGGAATTTGTTTCTTGCCAGAGGAAACCTTTACAGTTATGAAAACACATGGGTTGCTATTGAAAGAGAGCAAATTGTCGGAGTGATGATTTTGTTTCCCCAAAAGGATTTTTTCGTCAAGGGTTTGAGGATGGGACTTAAAATCCTTTCTTGTATGGGACCGAGAATATTTCCAAAGATACCGTTACTCTTCAAATCTTCTTCTCTTCTTCTTCCTATACCTAAAGAAAGTATATACTTAAGCAACATATCTGTTCTTCTAGAGTATAGAGGAAGAGGTTTAGGGAGAGAAATGCTAAAATATGTTTCAAGCTATGCCAAATTATTAAGGTGCAATAAAGTCGTTTTAGATGTAGGTGTTGAGAATGGTGTTGCTTTAAGACTCTATGAAAGTGAGGGTTTCAAGATAGTAGCACAGACCAAGTCAGTAAAGATTAATACACATACTTTTTGTTTTTATAGAATGGAGAAAGAGATAGAAATTTGA
- a CDS encoding gamma-glutamylcyclotransferase: MFPGIVEGNGKVIGEIYELPEDDLYKLDEAEDAVSIKNIEISLPRRVKVKVKTQSGQTLDAWCYIFIQDIEDSQKIPSGNWVEFSKSINQ, from the coding sequence ATGTTCCCTGGAATTGTTGAAGGCAATGGTAAAGTCATCGGAGAGATCTATGAATTACCTGAAGATGATTTATATAAACTTGATGAAGCAGAAGATGCAGTGAGTATAAAAAACATTGAAATAAGCTTGCCAAGAAGAGTTAAAGTCAAAGTTAAAACACAAAGTGGTCAGACTTTAGATGCGTGGTGTTATATATTTATCCAGGATATTGAAGACTCTCAAAAAATACCTTCTGGTAACTGGGTTGAATTCTCAAAAAGCATTAACCAATAA
- a CDS encoding STAS domain-containing protein → MEKKLSIELSDKEKFILIKAKGSINSYTYDDFQKQLYDAIEKKSVCIDLSEVDILLSAGLRTIMYDIDKGEEKGFKVFILSPSSVALEAINSTDFKNMFNIVFSLSDVK, encoded by the coding sequence ATGGAGAAGAAGCTATCTATTGAGTTATCCGATAAAGAAAAATTCATTCTCATAAAGGCTAAAGGAAGTATAAATTCCTACACTTACGATGACTTTCAAAAACAACTATACGATGCTATTGAAAAAAAGAGTGTCTGTATTGACTTAAGCGAGGTTGATATCCTTTTATCTGCTGGGCTCAGAACCATAATGTATGACATTGATAAAGGAGAAGAAAAAGGTTTTAAGGTGTTCATCCTATCACCATCATCAGTAGCACTTGAAGCAATCAATTCAACGGATTTCAAGAATATGTTCAACATTGTATTCTCACTATCAGATGTAAAATGA